One window of the Salvia miltiorrhiza cultivar Shanhuang (shh) chromosome 6, IMPLAD_Smil_shh, whole genome shotgun sequence genome contains the following:
- the LOC130990724 gene encoding uncharacterized protein LOC130990724 has translation MPPRRNQGRNLDDRREDTPPPPPQPEMRIEERFLRHNPPGFSGTGNLQEAEDWARQKTLTPEQIENYTWEQFKATLFEKYIPRSYRKQREAEFGSLRQGKKSVAEYDREFCDLSRFAPQKVDTDEKMSELFCAGLRQDIRVVLASQAALPYTEALNRALDMELAMHPEKVLQAPALPLTQTKMPGGQQTAPPAQSGKRKWEDRGQGNRKPWQGQGQQQQGKQQYPGQSSGQPRTPPCAKCNKMHLGVCKAGSNSCYNCGQAGHYSSHCPNKQQGMARGKLEQSSAQPLRAIMGYPQPPQQQRQPQGPQKQ, from the exons ATGCCTCCGAGACGCAACCAAGGGCGTAATTTAGATGACAGGCGGGAAGATACTCCCCCACCACCGCCGCAACCTGAGATGAGAATCGAAGAACGTTTTCTTCGACATAATCCACCCGGATTTAGTGGGACTGGAAATCTACAAGAGGCGGAAGACTGG gcacgtcagaagACTCTGACACCCGAGCAAATAGAGAACTAcacctgggaacaattcaaggctaccCTTTTTGAGAAGTATATACCGAGGAGTTACCGTAAACAGCGAGAAGCTGAATTTGGAAGTTTGAGACAAGGAAAGAAGTCGGTTGCAGAGTATgaccgagaattctgtgattTATCACGTTTTGCTCCACAGAAAGTGGACACCGATGAGAAGATGTCTGAGCTTTTCTGCGCCGGTTTGAGGCAGGACATTAGGGTAGTGTTGGCAAGTCAGGCCGCACTGCCATACACTGAGGCTTTGAATCGAGCCTTAGATATGGAGTTGGCTATGCACCCAGAGAAAGTACTGCAAGCACCTGCACTGCCGCTAACTCAGACGAAAATGCCTGGAGGACAACAGACTGCGCCTCCAGCACAgagtggaaaaagaaaatgggaGGACAGAGGACAGGGCAACAGAAAGCCATGGCAAGGACAAGGCCAACAACAACAGGGTAAACAGCAATACCCTGGACAGTCATCAGGACAACCGAGGACGCCGCCGTGTGCCAAGTGCAACAAGATGCACTTGGGTGTTTGCAAAGCTGGATCAAATAGTTGCTACAATTGTGGACAAGCTGGTCATTACTCGTCGCactgcccgaataagcaacaagGAATGGCAAGAGGGAAGCTTGAACAGAGTTCGGCTCAGCCCTTGAGAGCCATTATGGGGTATCCGCAACCGCCCCAACAGCAACGTCAGCCGCAAGGTCCACAGAAACAgtaa